DNA from Kitasatospora acidiphila:
AGGCGAGCGGCGAGCCGCTGCGGACCTACTGGCGCGAGGCACTGGCCGAGCTGCCGCCGGCCCGCCCGTTGCACACCGCCTCGCCCGAGCTGCCAGCGGCCCACCCCTGCCCATCACCTCGCCCGAGCTGCCAGCGAGCCCGGCCGTCACCGCCACCGGGCCCTCGCCACTCACCGTGGATGCCGAGTTGACTCGCCGGCTGCGCCAACTGGCCGGGGACACCGGCACCTCCTACTTCACCGTCCTGCTCGGCGCACTCTTCGTCACGCTGCACCACCACACCGGCAGCACCGACCTGATCGTTTCGGCCCCCTACCACGGCCGCTCCACCGAGGAGTTGAGAGGACGGGTCGGATTCTTCGCCAACGTGCTGCCGTTCCGCCAGCGGATCCGTCCCACCGACCGCTACACCGACCTGCTGCGCGAGTTGCGCACCACCATCCGGGCCGGCCTGCGCCACGGCGACCTGCCGCTACCGGCCATTCTGCGCAGCGCCGGCCTGCTGGGCCCCGACGGCCGCCGGCAGACCCACCAAGCGGTCCTCCAGTACTGGGACTCGGCTGCCGACAACGGCCTGGACGTCTTCGATTTCAAGTTGGCCGGTGAGCACGGTAGTTGCTCGGTGCGCATGCTCGACCCGATGGACGTGCCCGACTACCGCCTCACCGTGATGCTGACCGAGGGCAGCAACGGCAGTCGGCTGCTGTGGAAGGACGCGGACGGCTCGGTCGGCCCCGCCACGACCACTGCTCTGACCCGGGACTACCTGACTGTGCTCGCCGACATGGCCGCCGTGCCGGACCGCACACTGGCCGAGGCGACCGCCCTGCTACCGGCCGTCGATACGACACCCGACTCCCTGACCAACCCCACGACCACGCAAGATGCACCGACCGCCTCCCCTGCCACCCTCGCCGAGGTCAGCGCGGTCTGGACCGAGGTGCTGCGCGTGCCCGACCTGCTGCCGGAGGACTCGTTCTTCGAACTCGGCGGCCACTCGCTGATCGCGGCCACCCTACTGGCCCGGATCAACGACCGGCTGGGCGTGGAGCTCACCGTCCGCGACCTGTTCGACCACCCGCGACTCGGCGCACTGGCCGCAGTCGTCGACCAGCAGCGCGCAGCCTCCTCCGCAGCATCCCTCAAGCACTCCGACGCCGACGACGCCGACGACGCTGGCGACGCCAAAGCCGACGCCGACGCCGACGCCGACGACCAAGCAAGCCAGGACTCCACCACCCTCTCCGCCAGCCGGTTCCAGGAGGGCATCTGGCTCGCCGAACGCCTCGACCCGACTCATGCGCGCTACCACATCCCGCTCTCCTGGCGGGTGCACGGCGAGTTGGATCCGGCCCGGTTGCGCGCCGCGCTCGCCCGCCTCACCGCCCGGCACGAGATCCTGCGCACCCGCTTCACCGACCAGGACGGCCGACTGGTCCAGGAGATCGGCGCACCGTGGGAGCCCGAGCTCACGCTGGTGAGCGCCGAGCACCCCGACCAGCTCACCGACTGGTTCGAGCAGGCCGCCACCGACTTCAGCCCGGCGGCCGGACGCCTGCTCACCGCAGGCCTGTTCACCCTGCCGGGCGGCGAGCGGATCTTCGCCCTCTGCGTTCACCACTTGGTACTCGACGGCGAGTCGGTGCCGTTGCTCCTGACCGAGTTGGACCGCTGCTACCGGCACGATGTGCACTCCCCCGCGCGCCAGTACCGGGAGTTGCTGCACGCCCAGCAGTCCGACGCCGGCCGCGAGCGAGCGGCGGCGGACCTGGCCTACTGGTCCACCGCACTCGCCGGCGCTCCCAGCACCCTCGAGCCGCCCTCCCCCAACCCGGACGCCCTCGCACCGAGTACCCCCTCCGGCAGCGTCGCCCTGCCTCTCGCCACCGATCTGACCCAGCGCTTGCAGCCAGTCCAGGAGGCCGCCCAGGCCTCCCAGTTCATCGTGCTCGCCACGGCGCTCGCCGCCGCCCTGCACCGCTGGTCGGGCCAGGCGGACCTCACCTTCGGTGTCCCGGTCGCCGACCGAGCCGGCGGCGACTACAGCGCAGTTCTCGGCCCGTGCCTCAACACCGTGGTGCTCCGCTCCCGTTGCGCACCCGACACCACCCTGGGCAACCTGCTGCACGCCACCCGGGAGCAGGTGATCGACGCCTTCGAGCACCGGAGCGCGCCGTTCGACGAGCTGGTCCGCCGCCTGCGGCCCGCCCGCACCGCAGGCCGGACGCCCTACCTCGACTGCCTGCTCAACAGCGTGGGCACCACCGCCTGGTCCACCACCCTCGGTGAGGCCGAACTCACCTCACTCGACCATGAGTTGCGGGATGAGGCGGCCAACAAGTTCGGCCTGACGGTCACTTTCAGTCGCCACGCGGACGCCCTGCTCGGCACCCTCGCCTACCGGAGCAGCTTCCTCCACCCCGACGCCGCCGACGAGTTGGCGATCGATCTGGCCGGCCTGCTGAACCACTTCCACGACCTCTCCAGCGAGCCCGTGTTCGCCCTCCGCCGCACCGAAACGAGCTGAACCCCGATGAGCCCCACAAGCCCCATGAGCCCCACAGGTGCCACAAACCCCACGAGTCCTGTCCGCCCCTTCCGCTTCGGCGTCAACCTGGTCCCGTCATCCAACGGCCTGTCCTGGCCGGAGACTTGCCGCACCGCGGAACGCCTCGGCTATGACGTGATCGCCGTCCCCGACCACCTCGGTGTGCACTCGCCGTTCCTCGCCATGATGGCCGCGGCCGCCGCCACTGAGCGCGTGCAGCTGACCACCTTCGTCCTCAACTGCGCCTTCTGGAACCCGGTTCTGCTCGCCCGCGACCTGCTCACCGCCCACGAGCTGACCGGCGGCCG
Protein-coding regions in this window:
- a CDS encoding condensation domain-containing protein; translation: MDAELTRRLRQLAGDTGTSYFTVLLGALFVTLHHHTGSTDLIVSAPYHGRSTEELRGRVGFFANVLPFRQRIRPTDRYTDLLRELRTTIRAGLRHGDLPLPAILRSAGLLGPDGRRQTHQAVLQYWDSAADNGLDVFDFKLAGEHGSCSVRMLDPMDVPDYRLTVMLTEGSNGSRLLWKDADGSVGPATTTALTRDYLTVLADMAAVPDRTLAEATALLPAVDTTPDSLTNPTTTQDAPTASPATLAEVSAVWTEVLRVPDLLPEDSFFELGGHSLIAATLLARINDRLGVELTVRDLFDHPRLGALAAVVDQQRAASSAASLKHSDADDADDAGDAKADADADADDQASQDSTTLSASRFQEGIWLAERLDPTHARYHIPLSWRVHGELDPARLRAALARLTARHEILRTRFTDQDGRLVQEIGAPWEPELTLVSAEHPDQLTDWFEQAATDFSPAAGRLLTAGLFTLPGGERIFALCVHHLVLDGESVPLLLTELDRCYRHDVHSPARQYRELLHAQQSDAGRERAAADLAYWSTALAGAPSTLEPPSPNPDALAPSTPSGSVALPLATDLTQRLQPVQEAAQASQFIVLATALAAALHRWSGQADLTFGVPVADRAGGDYSAVLGPCLNTVVLRSRCAPDTTLGNLLHATREQVIDAFEHRSAPFDELVRRLRPARTAGRTPYLDCLLNSVGTTAWSTTLGEAELTSLDHELRDEAANKFGLTVTFSRHADALLGTLAYRSSFLHPDAADELAIDLAGLLNHFHDLSSEPVFALRRTETS